The following proteins are co-located in the Streptomyces bottropensis ATCC 25435 genome:
- the pfkB gene encoding 1-phosphofructokinase: MILTVTPNPSLDRTYEVPSLDRGEVIRATGERMDPGGKGVNVSRAVAAAGRRTVAVLPLGGAPGALVADLLDAQGIEVARVPVAGATRSNIALAEADGVLTKINAPGPELSAPERELLLETVRAQSADASWIACCGSLPRGLAPSWYAELVARAHAAGARIALDTSGPALLAALRERPDVVKPNAEELAEAVGRPLATIGDAVKAAEELREMGADAVLASLGADGQLLVDASGAWFGTARVDAVRSNVGAGDSSLAGFLIAGGRGPEALASAVAHGAAAVQLPGSVMPTPRDLDTAAVTVTAEVPADRVLREGVS; the protein is encoded by the coding sequence ATGATCCTCACCGTCACCCCGAACCCGTCCCTCGACCGCACCTACGAGGTCCCCTCCCTCGACCGCGGCGAGGTCATCCGGGCCACCGGCGAGCGCATGGACCCGGGCGGCAAGGGCGTCAACGTCTCCCGGGCGGTCGCCGCCGCGGGCCGGCGCACCGTGGCCGTACTGCCCCTCGGCGGAGCGCCGGGCGCGCTGGTCGCCGACCTGCTCGACGCGCAGGGCATCGAGGTCGCCCGAGTGCCGGTGGCCGGGGCCACCCGCTCCAACATCGCCCTCGCGGAGGCCGACGGCGTCCTGACGAAGATCAACGCGCCCGGCCCCGAACTGTCCGCCCCCGAGCGCGAGCTTCTCCTGGAGACCGTCCGCGCCCAGTCCGCCGACGCCTCCTGGATCGCCTGCTGCGGCAGCCTCCCGCGCGGCCTCGCCCCGTCCTGGTACGCCGAACTCGTCGCCCGCGCCCACGCGGCCGGCGCCCGCATCGCCCTGGACACCTCCGGCCCGGCCCTCCTCGCCGCACTCCGCGAACGCCCGGACGTCGTCAAGCCCAACGCCGAGGAACTCGCCGAAGCCGTGGGCCGTCCCCTCGCCACGATCGGCGACGCCGTCAAGGCCGCGGAGGAACTCCGCGAGATGGGCGCCGACGCGGTACTGGCCAGTCTCGGCGCCGACGGTCAGCTTCTCGTCGACGCCTCGGGCGCCTGGTTCGGCACCGCCCGCGTCGACGCCGTCCGCAGCAACGTCGGCGCCGGCGACTCCTCCCTCGCCGGCTTCCTCATCGCCGGCGGCCGCGGCCCCGAAGCCCTCGCCTCCGCCGTCGCCCACGGCGCCGCCGCCGTCCAGCTCCCGGGCAGCGTCATGCCGACCCCGCGCGACCTGGACACGGCGGCGGTGACGGTGACGGCCGAGGTACCGGCGGACCGGGTGCTGCGGGAGGGGGTGTCGTGA
- a CDS encoding DeoR/GlpR family DNA-binding transcription regulator — translation MYAPERQQEILRLARDGGRVDVVSLAEQFQVTAETIRRDLKALDRAGLVQRVHGGAIPAGRLDFEPDLAEREGTAADEKDRIAQAALAELPGDGTILLDAGTTIARLAAAIPLEAALTAVTHSLPIAARLADHPGIQLHLVGGRVRTRTRAAVDAWALRAYGEIRADVLFVAANGFSVDHGLTTPDLAEAAVKRAAVAAARRVVLLADSSKHGQEHFARFGDLSDVDLLITDSGLHPEDALTIERKGTEVLRVPGAAPAGGSTATAGRKDRS, via the coding sequence ATGTACGCACCCGAGCGGCAGCAGGAGATCCTCCGGCTCGCGCGTGACGGCGGCCGGGTGGACGTGGTGTCGCTGGCCGAGCAGTTCCAGGTCACGGCCGAGACGATCCGCCGGGATCTGAAGGCCCTCGACCGCGCCGGCCTCGTCCAGCGGGTGCACGGCGGCGCGATCCCCGCCGGCCGTCTGGACTTCGAGCCCGACCTCGCCGAACGCGAAGGCACCGCCGCCGACGAGAAGGACCGCATCGCCCAGGCCGCACTCGCCGAACTGCCGGGCGACGGCACGATCCTCCTCGATGCCGGTACGACGATCGCGCGCCTCGCCGCCGCCATCCCGCTGGAGGCCGCCCTCACTGCGGTCACCCACAGCCTGCCGATCGCGGCCCGCCTCGCCGACCACCCGGGCATCCAGCTCCATCTGGTCGGCGGCCGTGTCCGCACCCGCACCCGCGCCGCCGTGGACGCCTGGGCACTGCGGGCCTACGGCGAGATCCGCGCCGACGTCCTCTTCGTGGCCGCCAACGGCTTCTCCGTCGACCACGGTCTGACCACGCCCGACCTCGCCGAGGCCGCCGTCAAGCGCGCGGCGGTGGCCGCCGCCCGGCGCGTGGTGCTGCTCGCCGACTCCTCCAAGCACGGCCAGGAGCACTTCGCCCGCTTCGGCGACCTGAGCGACGTGGACCTGCTCATCACCGACAGCGGACTGCACCCCGAGGACGCCCTCACCATCGAGCGCAAGGGCACCGAGGTGCTGCGTGTCCCGGGCGCCGCCCCCGCCGGCGGCTCCACCGCGACCGCCGGCCGGAAAGACCGCTCATGA
- a CDS encoding MFS transporter, whose amino-acid sequence MTSTTSAPKGHGELRDQPRSTASDPTTVTETALPAPPDADRRRWIALAIVMTAAFMDLVDVTIVNIAIPSIRQGENASFSQIQWITAGYALAFAAGLVTGGRLGDIHGRRRIFLLGIGGFTVASALCGLAANPEMLVAARIAQGATAALMVPQVLSIVHATFPAHERGKVFGLFGAIVGLGAVSGPLLGALLIEWNPLGLEWRAIFLINLPVGVAGLILGRRFITESKAPHALKLDLVGVALVTAALLMLLYPLTRGRELGWPLWGYVSMAGSLAVFAALVAYERRKTVRDGSPLIELSLFRVKSFAAGIAVQTVFGVALGVFFLVWTLYLQTGLGWSVLRAGLTGVPFSLAVSVAAGVSVQKLVPRFGRKVLQAGALLMAAGVLLYLAESVRYGLAITPWQMAFPLVVMGAGMGLIVAPLTDAILSGVPREHAGSASGLISTVQQMGNALGLGLVAVVFFGVMDDHLAPTDIGPAFVDAFEYALGWVAAVLLAIFLLMFALPARAAAETGASAPVGGDEPASLRGGEPVSVEVGEPVR is encoded by the coding sequence ATGACCTCGACAACGAGCGCCCCGAAGGGGCACGGGGAACTGCGTGACCAGCCCCGATCCACCGCCAGTGACCCGACCACAGTCACCGAAACGGCGCTCCCCGCACCCCCCGACGCCGACCGACGGCGGTGGATCGCCCTCGCCATCGTCATGACGGCCGCCTTCATGGACCTCGTCGACGTCACCATCGTCAACATCGCGATCCCCTCCATCAGGCAGGGCGAGAACGCCTCGTTCAGCCAGATCCAGTGGATCACCGCGGGCTACGCCCTCGCCTTCGCCGCGGGTCTCGTCACCGGTGGCAGGCTCGGCGACATCCACGGCCGTCGGCGGATCTTCCTCCTCGGCATCGGCGGTTTCACGGTCGCCTCCGCGCTGTGCGGCCTCGCCGCGAACCCGGAGATGCTGGTGGCGGCGAGGATCGCGCAGGGCGCGACCGCCGCGCTGATGGTGCCGCAGGTGCTGTCGATCGTGCACGCGACCTTCCCGGCACACGAACGCGGCAAGGTCTTCGGGCTGTTCGGCGCGATCGTCGGCCTCGGCGCGGTCTCCGGCCCGCTGCTCGGCGCGCTGCTCATCGAGTGGAACCCGCTCGGCCTCGAATGGCGGGCGATCTTCCTGATCAACCTTCCGGTCGGCGTCGCGGGCCTGATCCTGGGCCGCCGTTTCATCACCGAGTCCAAGGCCCCGCACGCCCTGAAGCTGGACCTCGTGGGCGTCGCCCTGGTCACCGCCGCTCTGCTGATGCTGCTCTACCCGCTCACCCGGGGCCGGGAGCTGGGCTGGCCGCTGTGGGGGTATGTCTCGATGGCCGGCTCGCTCGCCGTGTTCGCGGCGCTGGTGGCGTACGAGCGGCGCAAGACCGTGCGCGACGGGTCCCCGCTCATCGAACTGTCGCTGTTCCGGGTGAAGAGCTTCGCGGCGGGCATCGCCGTGCAGACCGTCTTCGGCGTCGCCCTCGGTGTCTTCTTCCTCGTCTGGACGCTCTACCTCCAGACCGGTCTCGGCTGGAGTGTCCTGCGGGCCGGCCTCACCGGTGTGCCGTTCTCCCTCGCTGTGTCGGTGGCCGCCGGCGTCTCGGTCCAGAAACTCGTCCCGCGCTTCGGTCGCAAGGTCCTCCAGGCGGGCGCGCTGCTGATGGCGGCCGGAGTGCTGTTGTACCTGGCCGAGTCCGTACGGTACGGCCTCGCCATCACCCCCTGGCAGATGGCGTTCCCGCTGGTCGTGATGGGCGCGGGCATGGGTCTCATCGTCGCCCCGCTGACCGACGCGATCCTCTCCGGAGTGCCGCGTGAGCACGCCGGGTCCGCGTCCGGGCTGATCAGCACGGTCCAGCAGATGGGCAACGCGCTGGGACTCGGCCTCGTCGCCGTCGTCTTCTTCGGTGTCATGGACGACCACCTCGCGCCGACCGACATCGGTCCCGCCTTCGTCGACGCCTTCGAGTACGCGCTCGGCTGGGTGGCCGCGGTCCTGCTCGCGATCTTCCTGCTGATGTTCGCCCTGCCGGCACGGGCCGCGGCGGAGACGGGTGCGTCGGCGCCCGTAGGGGGCGATGAACCGGCGTCCTTGCGAGGCGGTGAGCCGGTGTCCGTGGAGGTCGGTGAGCCGGTGCGCTGA
- a CDS encoding helix-turn-helix transcriptional regulator — translation MTTDTPARLLQLLSLLQTPREWPGGELADRLRVSRRTVRRDVDRLRELGYPVQATMGAEGGYRLVAGKAMPPLVLDDEEAVAIAVGLRAGAGHAVEGVEEASVRALAKLEQVLPSRLRHRVSTLQAATTPLTSGDGATVAPETLTVMASAVAGQERLRFAYRSGDGTDSRRHCEPYRLVSTGRRWYLVAYDLDRTDWRTFRVDRVEEPFATGARFAPRELPTGSAEEFLRQSMYRRQETFAVDVTFAAPAEVIAARVPHWLGTPEPVDEHSCRLRASVGDSVEWLAMRLAVVDCAFTVYGPPELVRYVRELGARLTRAADGAEE, via the coding sequence ATGACTACGGACACCCCGGCGCGGCTCCTTCAGCTCCTCTCCCTCCTCCAGACGCCCCGCGAGTGGCCCGGCGGTGAACTCGCCGACCGGCTCCGGGTCTCACGGCGGACCGTTCGCCGGGACGTCGACCGGCTGCGCGAGCTGGGCTATCCGGTGCAGGCGACCATGGGGGCCGAGGGCGGGTACCGGCTGGTGGCGGGCAAGGCGATGCCCCCGCTCGTGCTGGACGACGAGGAGGCCGTGGCCATCGCGGTGGGGCTGCGGGCCGGGGCCGGGCACGCGGTGGAGGGCGTGGAGGAGGCGTCGGTACGGGCGCTCGCCAAGCTCGAACAGGTACTGCCGTCGCGGTTGCGCCACCGGGTCTCCACGCTGCAGGCCGCCACCACCCCCCTGACCAGCGGCGACGGGGCGACGGTCGCGCCCGAGACGCTGACCGTGATGGCCTCGGCGGTGGCGGGCCAGGAACGGCTCCGCTTCGCCTACCGCTCCGGTGACGGCACCGACTCGCGGCGCCACTGCGAGCCGTACCGGCTCGTCTCGACCGGCCGCCGCTGGTATCTCGTCGCGTACGACCTCGACCGCACCGACTGGCGCACCTTCCGGGTCGACCGGGTCGAGGAGCCCTTCGCCACGGGCGCCAGGTTCGCGCCGCGCGAGTTGCCGACGGGGAGCGCGGAGGAGTTTCTGCGGCAGTCGATGTACCGGCGGCAGGAGACATTCGCGGTCGACGTCACCTTCGCCGCGCCGGCCGAGGTCATCGCGGCCCGGGTGCCCCACTGGCTGGGTACGCCCGAACCCGTCGACGAGCACAGCTGCCGGCTGAGGGCCTCGGTCGGCGACTCCGTGGAGTGGCTGGCCATGCGGCTGGCCGTGGTCGACTGCGCTTTCACCGTGTATGGGCCGCCGGAACTGGTCCGGTACGTACGGGAGTTGGGCGCGCGGCTGACCCGGGCAGCCGACGGGGCCGAGGAGTGA